From a region of the Pelorhabdus rhamnosifermentans genome:
- the secF gene encoding protein translocase subunit SecF: protein MKFDIIGKRYWWFALSALIMIPGLISMAVQGFNFGIDFTGGNLIDVKFEQPVTVQQVREVLKDYQLDGSTIQLASDNQTDMSQNVFIRTRVLQEDEQKAVMDDFGQKLGAYELLRTEKVGATIGSELTQQAVLALVVASLLIIGYISYRFEFKFAVSAVGAMLHDVLIVLGLFSLLQREVDSTFVAAILTIVGYSINDTIVIFDRIRENLKTHRKSESFQELVDRSIWQTMTRSIYTVLTVLFATAALFFFGGESTKNFSLALLIGFTSGAYSSIFNASPIWVTWKEISEKHHHALRASK from the coding sequence ATGAAATTTGATATTATCGGGAAACGCTATTGGTGGTTTGCCTTGTCTGCACTTATCATGATTCCAGGGCTTATTTCCATGGCTGTGCAGGGTTTTAACTTTGGCATTGATTTTACCGGGGGTAATTTGATTGATGTAAAATTTGAACAGCCTGTAACGGTACAGCAAGTGAGAGAGGTTCTAAAAGACTATCAACTGGATGGCAGCACGATTCAGTTAGCCTCAGATAATCAAACGGATATGTCACAGAATGTATTTATCCGTACACGCGTGCTGCAAGAAGATGAACAAAAGGCAGTTATGGATGATTTTGGTCAAAAACTGGGTGCTTATGAGCTGCTCCGGACGGAAAAAGTCGGTGCTACAATTGGGTCGGAGTTAACACAACAAGCGGTTTTGGCACTTGTTGTTGCCTCGTTATTAATTATTGGCTATATTTCTTATCGGTTTGAATTTAAATTTGCCGTATCTGCTGTCGGGGCTATGTTACATGATGTTTTGATTGTTCTTGGTTTGTTTTCTCTCTTGCAACGCGAAGTGGATTCTACTTTTGTTGCTGCTATCTTGACGATTGTGGGTTATTCCATCAATGATACGATTGTTATTTTTGACCGTATTCGTGAAAATTTAAAAACGCATCGGAAATCAGAGAGTTTCCAAGAACTTGTGGATCGAAGTATTTGGCAAACAATGACACGTTCTATTTATACGGTACTTACTGTCTTGTTTGCTACGGCAGCACTGTTCTTCTTTGGTGGTGAGAGTACGAAGAATTTCTCACTTGCCCTTTTGATTGGGTTTACAAGCGGCGCTTATTCCTCTATTTTTAATGCCAGTCCTATCTGGGTTACTTGGAAGGAAATATCAGAGAAACATCACCATGCGTTGCGTGCATCAAAGTAG
- the recJ gene encoding single-stranded-DNA-specific exonuclease RecJ, with protein sequence MGKNEKIWYIPQINCHIRQELAHQLDVSETVAQVLMNRGYTEEPLARDFLYNNIENLLDPYLLNDMEQAVERIERAIKTGELITVYGDYDVDGISACSLLLLVLKEFGAHTNFHIPDRQKEGYGLNREALEEIYEQGCHLVITVDCGINALAETEELPHDFDMIITDHHQPDVELPKVVAVINPKRFDSTYPEQVLSGVGVAFKLCQALWQRQVSNNMQKLLSFCDLVALGTVADIVPLTGENRLLVKQGLAQMNDTKNLGLQELMKVSQVTAPVNTGMIGFRLAPRLNAAGRMAHAKAGVELLTTTEEAVAQDLAQELEVENRTRQEVEQQILTAAEEKLSTLDLTKQKVIVVAGDNWHPGVIGIVASRLVERYFRPTIVISLKDGVGKGSCRSIPAFDMHSALTFAAETLVQFGGHHQAAGLTILAENIIPLQEKLNEYAANTLSEQDYLPQLGIDAYVGLPDITDRFMEELSCLAPFGAGNSKPVFACRKVLLREIKPIGQKQQHLRLKVGQRDSIKPVIAFGFGDFADRLAGKQAVDLAFFPEYNVFRNTKTLQLRAQDIRLDEPHSDIDELFCCHDASDPYENIEQADFFHTKVVGVTFEGRQQVIRTLESGQKLCVCREKNNSYDRNAIAITTLAGKQIGYLKAPLAEKLAPRMDDDVCYEAEVQTVTGENKDLFGVNIAVFVKNSVSDKQSGDGLRPLPCDASQSIRKVLLGKHEYHHSQQEALRALEGGHNTLVVMGTGRGKSAIFQSFAASLALCKGKMSIIVYPLRALVNDQYLGVQTKLSCLGLTVYKGTGTLTSEEKQDFFAALQADKVDLLLATPEFIMANLPLLKEKSDTIGFFVVDECHHIVLSGKRLRPVYQKLHQVQAELGNPVTLAVTATADDETAQQIARVLQIDHLIIDDTVRNNLTITDSREKIDKVSYLKDLLKGGTKNLIYVNSRKQAFELASQLRQVVPEQDQQIGFYHAGLTTDWRTKVENWFRQGQLTTIVATSAFGEGIDLPDIRHVVLYHSPFHRTAFNQQCGRAGRDGREGAIHLLFGRRDIELNQLILSNRAPSRDFVAAVYRILRHKADEHHIVRLTNSELAQAIVQAFGQEVREEGVSVCLKILEELKLLSRERQGIMRVITILTPPEHKLDIACSMTYLEGIHEQALFDQFAQNLMQQPSSVLLEWFNRPVCPRHTTL encoded by the coding sequence ATGGGAAAGAACGAGAAAATATGGTATATACCACAGATTAATTGCCACATTCGGCAGGAATTGGCTCATCAACTGGATGTATCAGAAACGGTTGCTCAGGTGTTAATGAATCGTGGTTATACAGAAGAGCCTTTGGCTCGTGATTTTTTATATAATAATATTGAAAATTTGCTTGATCCCTATTTGCTAAATGATATGGAACAGGCTGTTGAACGAATTGAAAGAGCAATTAAAACAGGTGAATTAATTACGGTTTATGGAGATTATGACGTAGATGGAATCTCAGCTTGTTCACTATTATTGCTTGTGTTAAAAGAGTTTGGCGCCCATACGAATTTTCATATACCTGATAGACAAAAAGAAGGGTATGGACTCAATCGCGAGGCTCTTGAGGAAATTTATGAACAAGGTTGTCATCTTGTCATTACTGTTGATTGCGGTATTAATGCGTTAGCTGAAACAGAAGAGTTGCCTCATGATTTTGATATGATTATTACGGACCATCATCAGCCAGATGTAGAATTACCCAAAGTTGTGGCTGTCATTAATCCTAAACGGTTTGATTCAACCTATCCAGAACAAGTACTCTCCGGTGTGGGAGTGGCTTTTAAACTTTGTCAGGCCTTATGGCAGCGGCAGGTAAGCAATAATATGCAAAAATTACTGTCGTTTTGTGATTTAGTTGCCCTGGGTACTGTGGCAGATATTGTTCCTCTTACGGGGGAAAATCGTTTGCTTGTGAAACAGGGCTTGGCGCAAATGAATGATACAAAAAATTTGGGCCTTCAGGAGCTCATGAAGGTTTCTCAGGTAACGGCGCCTGTTAATACAGGCATGATTGGCTTTCGTTTGGCACCGCGTTTAAATGCTGCCGGGCGCATGGCCCATGCCAAGGCGGGTGTGGAGCTTCTTACAACAACAGAGGAAGCGGTTGCACAAGATTTGGCACAGGAGCTTGAGGTTGAAAATCGTACGCGACAGGAAGTAGAACAACAGATCCTCACTGCTGCTGAAGAAAAGCTGAGCACCCTTGATTTGACGAAGCAAAAAGTCATTGTTGTAGCTGGTGACAATTGGCATCCTGGTGTCATTGGTATTGTTGCTTCCAGGCTTGTTGAACGGTATTTTCGGCCTACCATTGTCATCAGTCTTAAAGATGGCGTTGGCAAGGGATCTTGCCGCAGTATCCCGGCTTTTGACATGCATAGTGCGTTAACTTTTGCCGCTGAGACGCTTGTCCAGTTCGGTGGACATCATCAGGCGGCAGGCCTTACGATTTTAGCTGAAAATATTATTCCTTTACAAGAAAAACTAAATGAATATGCTGCGAATACTTTATCAGAGCAAGATTATCTGCCTCAGCTTGGGATTGATGCCTATGTGGGACTTCCGGATATTACAGACCGTTTTATGGAAGAATTATCCTGCTTAGCTCCCTTTGGCGCAGGAAATTCTAAGCCGGTTTTTGCTTGTCGGAAAGTGTTACTAAGGGAAATCAAGCCGATTGGTCAGAAACAGCAGCATTTGCGGTTAAAAGTAGGGCAAAGGGATAGTATAAAACCGGTAATTGCCTTTGGTTTTGGTGATTTTGCCGACAGACTGGCCGGAAAGCAAGCCGTAGATTTGGCGTTTTTTCCTGAATATAATGTGTTTCGTAATACCAAGACCCTGCAGCTTCGAGCGCAAGATATTCGCCTTGACGAGCCTCATAGCGACATTGATGAACTTTTTTGCTGTCATGATGCGAGTGACCCTTATGAAAACATTGAACAGGCCGATTTTTTTCATACGAAAGTTGTTGGCGTGACATTTGAAGGGCGGCAGCAAGTCATTCGAACCTTGGAATCCGGGCAAAAGTTATGTGTGTGCCGGGAAAAAAACAATAGCTATGACAGAAACGCCATTGCTATTACGACGCTAGCAGGCAAGCAGATTGGCTATTTAAAGGCTCCCTTGGCTGAAAAATTGGCTCCAAGAATGGATGATGACGTTTGTTATGAAGCAGAGGTCCAAACTGTTACAGGTGAAAACAAGGACTTATTTGGTGTAAATATTGCTGTCTTTGTAAAAAATTCTGTTAGCGATAAGCAAAGCGGTGACGGTTTAAGACCACTGCCTTGTGATGCAAGCCAGTCCATTCGTAAGGTTCTTCTTGGCAAACATGAATATCATCACAGTCAGCAAGAAGCCTTGCGCGCTCTTGAAGGCGGACACAATACGTTGGTCGTTATGGGGACGGGACGGGGAAAATCAGCCATTTTTCAATCCTTTGCTGCATCACTAGCGCTTTGTAAGGGAAAAATGTCTATTATTGTCTATCCATTGCGCGCCCTGGTCAATGATCAATACCTTGGCGTTCAAACAAAATTATCATGCTTAGGTCTTACTGTATATAAGGGAACAGGAACTTTAACGTCAGAAGAGAAGCAGGACTTTTTTGCTGCATTACAGGCGGATAAGGTCGATTTATTATTGGCTACACCGGAATTTATTATGGCGAATTTACCCCTATTGAAAGAAAAAAGTGACACGATTGGTTTTTTTGTTGTCGATGAGTGTCATCATATTGTTTTGAGTGGGAAACGATTGCGGCCTGTTTATCAGAAACTGCACCAAGTGCAAGCTGAACTAGGGAATCCTGTCACATTAGCTGTAACGGCTACAGCAGATGATGAAACAGCCCAGCAGATTGCCCGCGTTCTTCAAATTGATCATCTGATTATCGATGATACAGTTCGCAATAATTTGACTATCACAGATTCACGTGAAAAAATCGATAAGGTAAGCTATTTAAAAGATTTACTTAAGGGCGGCACGAAGAATTTGATCTATGTCAATAGCCGCAAACAGGCTTTTGAGCTTGCCAGTCAGCTTAGGCAAGTTGTGCCTGAGCAAGATCAGCAGATTGGTTTCTATCACGCGGGTCTTACCACAGACTGGCGGACGAAGGTGGAAAATTGGTTTCGTCAAGGGCAGTTGACAACGATTGTTGCTACAAGTGCTTTTGGGGAAGGTATTGATTTGCCTGATATCCGGCATGTTGTGTTATATCATTCGCCTTTTCATCGGACGGCTTTTAATCAGCAATGTGGTCGAGCCGGTCGTGATGGAAGGGAAGGGGCTATTCATTTGCTCTTTGGCAGGCGTGATATTGAATTGAATCAGCTTATTCTTTCCAATCGGGCGCCTTCCCGTGATTTTGTTGCGGCAGTTTATCGCATTCTGCGGCATAAGGCCGATGAACATCATATCGTACGTTTAACAAACAGCGAATTAGCTCAGGCGATTGTTCAGGCTTTTGGTCAGGAGGTCCGTGAAGAGGGCGTATCTGTTTGTCTGAAGATTCTTGAAGAACTTAAGCTATTGTCAAGGGAACGTCAGGGGATTATGCGAGTCATTACGATTCTGACACCACCCGAGCATAAACTTGATATTGCTTGTTCCATGACTTATCTGGAAGGCATTCATGAACAAGCTTTATTTGATCAGTTCGCTCAGAATTTAATGCAGCAACCGAGTTCAGTGTTATTAGAATGGTTTAATCGTCCGGTATGTCCGAGGCATACTACGTTATGA
- a CDS encoding adenine phosphoribosyltransferase, whose protein sequence is MNFKDKIRVVENFPEEGISFKDITTLMKDGPAFHQAIDELASQFASEHIELVVGPEARGFAVGAPLAYTLGAGFVPVRKPGKLPAPTYIYDYSLEYGKDCLEIHRDAIQPGQKVLIADDLLATGGTTLAAIHLIEKLGGQVVGLAYMIELAFLEGRKKLKDYRIVTLTEY, encoded by the coding sequence ATGAATTTTAAGGATAAGATCAGAGTAGTGGAAAATTTTCCTGAAGAGGGAATTAGTTTTAAGGATATTACGACGCTGATGAAAGATGGCCCGGCTTTTCATCAGGCCATTGATGAGCTTGCCAGTCAGTTTGCAAGTGAACATATTGAACTTGTAGTTGGGCCTGAGGCCCGCGGGTTTGCTGTGGGGGCACCCCTTGCCTATACACTTGGGGCGGGCTTTGTTCCGGTGCGTAAGCCTGGTAAATTGCCTGCACCGACGTATATTTATGACTATTCGCTCGAATATGGCAAGGATTGCTTGGAAATTCATCGGGATGCTATTCAGCCGGGACAAAAAGTATTGATTGCTGATGATCTGCTAGCGACAGGAGGTACAACTTTGGCTGCCATTCATCTTATTGAGAAACTCGGGGGCCAGGTTGTGGGTCTTGCCTATATGATCGAATTGGCCTTTTTAGAAGGGCGTAAAAAACTAAAAGATTATCGCATCGTGACGTTAACAGAGTATTAA